Part of the Georgenia sp. TF02-10 genome, CGACGCCGTCGCCCGGCTCAACAAGATGATGGCCGCCCTGCAGACCCCGAGCGCCTCCCACGCCGCCGTCCGGGTGCCGGTCGCCGAGCCCGAGCTGAGGTTCCGCACCCCGCGGGCGGAGTTCGAGAACGCGGTGCTGGCCGCCAAGGACGCGATCCGCGACGGCGAGGTCTTCCAGGTCGTCATCTCCCAGCGCCTGGACATCCCCTGCCCGGCCGACCCGCTGGACGTCTACCGGGTGCTCCGCACCATCAACCCCAGCCCGTACATGTACTACCTGCAGCTGCACGACGGCGGCCAGGTCCCGCCCGATGCCGACGGCGAGGCCCCGGCCGGCCTGGCCGGGGAGGTTCCGGCGGTCGCGACCGGCCAGGTTCCCGCCGACGCCGACGGCGACGGCGAGGCGACCGACCCCGCCGGCAGCGGGCCGCAACCCGCCGGGGCGGGGAGCTTCGCCGTCGTCGGCTCCAGCCCCGAGACCCTGGTCCGCGTCCAGGACGGCGCCGTCACGACCTTCCCCATCGCCGGGTCCCGCCCCCGCGGGGCCGGCCCGGCCGAGGACCGTGCCCTGGCCGAGGAGCTCCTCGCGGACCCGAAGGAGCTCAGCGAGCACGTCATGCTGGTCGACCTCGCCCGCAACGACCTCGCCAAGGTCTGCCACCCGGAGACGGTGGAGGTGGTCGAGCTCATGGAGATCAAGCGGTTCAGCCACATCATGCACATCTCCTCCACGGTGACCGGGCGGCTGCGCCCGGACGCCAGCGCGCTGGACTGCCTCGTCGCCACCTTCCCCGCCGGCACCCTCTCCGGGGCGCCCAAGCCGCGGGCGATCGAGCTCATCGACACCCTCGAGCCGGTCCGCCGCGGCCTGTACGGCGGGGTCGTCGGCTACCTCGACTTCGCCGGCAACGCCGACCTCGCCATCGCGATCCGCACCGCCGTCATCCGCGCCGGCACCGCCACCGTCCAGGCCGGCGGCGGCATCGTCGCCGACTCGGTGCCCGCCGCCGAGTACGAGGAGAGCCGCAACAAGGCGGCGGCGGCCGTCCGGGCCGTCCAGGTCGCGGCCGGGCTCCGCCCCGCCGGGCGGGCGTGAGCCGGCGGGCCGCCCGGGGCGGCGCCCACGAGACGGGCGCGGGCGGGGCCGGTGACCGGGCGACGGCGCGTGCCGCCCGGCCGGCGCGCCGCACCGTGGTCCTCGCCGCGCTCGTCCTCGCCGGGCTGCTCCTCGCCGTCGGCGCGCTGCCGTGGGCGGACGGGCAGGCGCCCACCGTCCTGGCCGTGGAGCCGGTCTCGGTCAGCGGCACGACGGCGGTGCCGGCGCTCGCCGGTGCCGCGCTGGTCGCGGGCGCCGCGGCCCTCGCCGCCGGGCTGGGCCGACGCGTCGCGGTAACGGTCGCCGGTGTCGCGCTCCTCGCCGCCGGTGTCGGCGCGGCCGTCGCCGTGGCCGACTTCCTCGCGGACCCGGCCGCGCCCCTGCTCGCGGCGGCGGCCGAGCTCAGCGGGGTGCGCCAGCTCCAGGGCCTGGCGACGACGACGCCGTGGCCCTATGCGGCCGTCGTGCTCGCCGTCGGGCTCGCCGGGGTCGGCGTGGTCACCCTCGTCGTGGGACGCCGGTGGGCGGTCGCCGGCCGGCGCTACGAGCGCCCGGCGCGTCCCCGTACCCCGGCCGCTGACGAGCGGACCCGCGCGATGGACGACTGGGATGCGCTCGGCCGCGGCGAGGACCCGACGGCCGGCCGGTAGCACGGTCGGCCCGACCGGTGCCGGCCGCCACTCCCGAGCAGGTCGAGGTCGAAGCCACCTGGGCGAGCATCGGACCGGCGCATTGCGTCCGTGTGGTACTTGTGTGTGGTATCCAGCGCCGTGGAACTGGCACAAGTACCACACGGACGCTCCTCAAGTACCAACGGACACGGTGCGCTCGCGGCGCCGGCCACCCCCGCGGTCCCGCCGCCGCCCGCGCCCGCCCGACTCGCTACCCTGGGGCGAGCCGACCCGTCGCCCTGGAGGGACGTCCGATGCCCCAGCCCCCTGCCCGCCAGACCTACAAGCTGCCCACCCACGCCGCGTACAGCAACCACGGCCGCACGCCGGCCGCCTGGGTGCTCATGATCGGCTGCTGCCTGGGCGTCCTCATCGTCGGGCTGGGGCTCATCCTGACCCTGCGGTGGGTGCTCATCGCGGGCCTGGTCGTCATCGCCGTGTCCCTGGTCGCCAGCCTCGTCATGCGCGGGATGGGGCTGGGGCAGGCACCCCAGGAGCAGCCCGGGAAGCGGGACGGTGACTGGTACAGCGACTGAGGACGGCCGGCGCGGGCGTCGGCTGACGTCGGCGGGGCACCTGCCGACGGCGGGGCGCCTGCCGACGGCGGGGCGCCTGCCGACGGCGGGGCGCCTGCCGACAGACGGCCGGCCGCCGGCGGGCCGCCTGCCGGACGGGGCGGGGAGCTGCCTGCCCGGCCCGCCTACGATCGGGGTCACCGTCCGAGGGGAGAGCGCGTCGTGACCGTGCTGGAGGAGATCGTCGCCGGGGTCCGGGAGGACCTCGTCGAGCGGGAGGCCCGGCGCCCGCTGACCGAGCTCAAGGAGCTCGCCCAGCGCCAGCCCGGCGCCAAGAACGCCGTCGCGGCGCTGCGCGGCGAGCACGACGCGGTCACCATCATCGCCGAGGTCAAGCGGTCGAGCCCGTCCAAGGGGGCGCTCGCCGACATCGCGGACCCGGCCGGGCTGGCCGCGGAGTACGAGGCCGGCGGGGCCGCCGTCGTCTCGGTGCTCACCGAGGCCCGCCGGTTCGGCGGCTCGCTGGCCGACCTCAGCGCCGTCCGGGCCGCCGTCGACCTGCCCGTCCTGCGCAAGGACTTCATCGTCACGCCGTACCAGGTGTGGGAGGCGCGGGCGCACGGGGCGGACCTGGTCCTGCTCATCGTCGCCGCGCTGGAGCAGACCGTGCTGACCTCCCTCGTCGAGCGGGTGCACTCCCTGGGGATGACCGCGCTGGTCGAGGCGCACGACCGCACCGAGGCCAGCCGGGCGG contains:
- a CDS encoding HGxxPAAW family protein → MPQPPARQTYKLPTHAAYSNHGRTPAAWVLMIGCCLGVLIVGLGLILTLRWVLIAGLVVIAVSLVASLVMRGMGLGQAPQEQPGKRDGDWYSD
- a CDS encoding chorismate-binding protein, with the protein product MAADRRVVPVVRRLLADDVTPVGLYRQLAGGRPGTFILESAEHDGAWSRWSFVGAAARATLTARDGHATWTGDVPVGIPTSGPVLEVLDAALTALSAPAVPGLPPLTGGLVGALGWDVLREWEPTLRALAPREHDTPDVALCLATDMAAVDHHDGSVWLIANAVNFDDTDARVDAAHADAVARLNKMMAALQTPSASHAAVRVPVAEPELRFRTPRAEFENAVLAAKDAIRDGEVFQVVISQRLDIPCPADPLDVYRVLRTINPSPYMYYLQLHDGGQVPPDADGEAPAGLAGEVPAVATGQVPADADGDGEATDPAGSGPQPAGAGSFAVVGSSPETLVRVQDGAVTTFPIAGSRPRGAGPAEDRALAEELLADPKELSEHVMLVDLARNDLAKVCHPETVEVVELMEIKRFSHIMHISSTVTGRLRPDASALDCLVATFPAGTLSGAPKPRAIELIDTLEPVRRGLYGGVVGYLDFAGNADLAIAIRTAVIRAGTATVQAGGGIVADSVPAAEYEESRNKAAAAVRAVQVAAGLRPAGRA
- a CDS encoding Trp biosynthesis-associated membrane protein → MSRRAARGGAHETGAGGAGDRATARAARPARRTVVLAALVLAGLLLAVGALPWADGQAPTVLAVEPVSVSGTTAVPALAGAALVAGAAALAAGLGRRVAVTVAGVALLAAGVGAAVAVADFLADPAAPLLAAAAELSGVRQLQGLATTTPWPYAAVVLAVGLAGVGVVTLVVGRRWAVAGRRYERPARPRTPAADERTRAMDDWDALGRGEDPTAGR
- the trpC gene encoding indole-3-glycerol phosphate synthase TrpC; translation: MTVLEEIVAGVREDLVEREARRPLTELKELAQRQPGAKNAVAALRGEHDAVTIIAEVKRSSPSKGALADIADPAGLAAEYEAGGAAVVSVLTEARRFGGSLADLSAVRAAVDLPVLRKDFIVTPYQVWEARAHGADLVLLIVAALEQTVLTSLVERVHSLGMTALVEAHDRTEASRAVDAGARVVGINARNLHTLRVDRAVFAQVADVVPDGVLRVAESGVRGPHDVLDYARAGADSVLVGEALVTQGNPRQAVADMVAAGAHPSLRAVRR